One stretch of Falco naumanni isolate bFalNau1 chromosome 7, bFalNau1.pat, whole genome shotgun sequence DNA includes these proteins:
- the ARPP19 gene encoding cAMP-regulated phosphoprotein 19, with translation MSAESPEPASAEEQKEMEDKVISPEKVEEAKLKARYPHLGQKPGGSDFLRKRLQKGQKYFDSGDYNMAKAKMKNKQLPTAAPDKTEVTGDHIPTPQDLPQRKPSLVASKLAG, from the exons ATGTCTGCCGAGAGTCCCGAGCCCGCCTCGGCCGAGGAGCAGAAG GAAATGGAGGATAAGGTGATCAGCCCAGAAAAAGTTGAAGAAGCAAAATTGAAAGCAAGATATCCTCATCTGGGCCAGAAGCCAGGAGGCTCAGACTTCTTGAGAAAGAGGCTTCAAAAAGGG caaaaatactttgattCTGGTGATTACAACATGGCTAAAGCGAAGATGAAGAATAAACAACTGCCTACTGCAGCTCCTGACAAGACAGAAGTTACTGGTGACCATATTCCTACTCCACAGGATCTTCCACAGCGGAAACCATCTCTTGTTGCTAGCAAGCTGGCTGGCTGA